One Ictalurus furcatus strain D&B chromosome 25, Billie_1.0, whole genome shotgun sequence DNA window includes the following coding sequences:
- the LOC128601511 gene encoding uncharacterized protein LOC128601511 isoform X1, with product MITLFVALYSLFSLCTAVKTSDIKELHVKTVKRGENVTMECSMSKVKNKYNLAWYRQSFGKLPQYFVRHYSSNSGYTFVDEFEDSRFSMTVNDQKFDLNIIGTREDDAGEYLCGEMEGNKIKFTSGTRLQFEGEEMKHCPTPGTVNNNTDSVTGSNEGSKSSDGKGSSCSDQMHVLVWLSIFRVGVLAFMLLIFPIILIVFKLRSN from the exons ATGATCACACTCTTTGTCGCGCtttactctcttttttctctctgcacagCTG taaaaactTCTGACATCAAGGAGCTTCATGTGAAAACAGTAAAGCGTGGAGAAAATGTAACTATGGAGTGTAGCATGAGCAAGgtcaaaaacaaatataatttagCTTGGTACAGACAGAGTTTTGGTAAATTGCCTCAGTATTTTGTAAGACATTACAGCTCTAATAGTGGCTACACATTTGTTGATGAATTTGAAGATAGCCGCTTCAGTATGACTGTAAATGACCAGAAGTTTGATCTCAACATTATCGGAACGAGAGAAGATGATGCAGGAGAATATTTATGTGGAGAAATGgagggaaataaaataaagttcacaTCTGGAACACGTCTGCAATTTGAAG GTGAAGAGATGAAACATTGTCCTACACCTGGAACGGTTAACAACAACACAGATTCTGTTACAGGGTCCAATGAGGGTTCAAAGAGCAGTGATGGAAAAG GTTCCAGTTGTTCTGATCAGATGCATGTGCTGGTCTGGCTCTCCATTTTTAGAGTTGGAGTTCTTGCCTTCATGCTTCTTATCTTTCCAATAATCCTGATTGTTTTCAAATTAAGATCAAATTAG
- the LOC128601511 gene encoding uncharacterized protein LOC128601511 isoform X2 has translation MITLFVALYSLFSLCTAVKTSDIKELHVKTVKRGENVTMECSMSKVKNKYNLAWYRQSFGKLPQYFVRHYSSNSGYTFVDEFEDSRFSMTVNDQKFDLNIIGTREDDAGEYLCGEMEGNKIKFTSGTRLQFEGSNEGSKSSDGKGSSCSDQMHVLVWLSIFRVGVLAFMLLIFPIILIVFKLRSN, from the exons ATGATCACACTCTTTGTCGCGCtttactctcttttttctctctgcacagCTG taaaaactTCTGACATCAAGGAGCTTCATGTGAAAACAGTAAAGCGTGGAGAAAATGTAACTATGGAGTGTAGCATGAGCAAGgtcaaaaacaaatataatttagCTTGGTACAGACAGAGTTTTGGTAAATTGCCTCAGTATTTTGTAAGACATTACAGCTCTAATAGTGGCTACACATTTGTTGATGAATTTGAAGATAGCCGCTTCAGTATGACTGTAAATGACCAGAAGTTTGATCTCAACATTATCGGAACGAGAGAAGATGATGCAGGAGAATATTTATGTGGAGAAATGgagggaaataaaataaagttcacaTCTGGAACACGTCTGCAATTTGAAG GGTCCAATGAGGGTTCAAAGAGCAGTGATGGAAAAG GTTCCAGTTGTTCTGATCAGATGCATGTGCTGGTCTGGCTCTCCATTTTTAGAGTTGGAGTTCTTGCCTTCATGCTTCTTATCTTTCCAATAATCCTGATTGTTTTCAAATTAAGATCAAATTAG